From Pseudomonas alcaligenes, a single genomic window includes:
- a CDS encoding helix-turn-helix transcriptional regulator, whose product MPLIPVHSPADIGTLARVLRRQQGIRQDDMAAIIGASHMFLRDVELGKGTVQLGKVLSLLGELGVRVLLEVPEQPGDEA is encoded by the coding sequence TCCACAGCCCTGCCGATATCGGCACCCTCGCCCGCGTCCTGCGCCGCCAACAAGGTATTCGCCAGGACGACATGGCCGCCATCATCGGCGCCAGCCATATGTTCCTGCGCGACGTCGAACTGGGCAAAGGCACCGTGCAGCTGGGCAAGGTGCTCAGCCTGCTGGGTGAGCTGGGAGTACGGGTGCTCCTGGAAGTCCCCGAGCAGCCGGGAGATGAGGCATGA
- a CDS encoding HipA domain-containing protein encodes MRQLRVWFNEQAVGLLGEQDNLWLFRYDPAWLNASESFDLAPQLPRAAGEIRDGASLRPVQWFFDNLLPEEQARTLLAQDAQVDVADAFALLAYYGAESAGALTLLPPEQPMPASQLQPLANAELSRRIDNLPRVSLGQAAPKRMSLAGAQHKLALVMQGGELFEPVGQEPSTHILKPDHPDRDNYPHSAANEWFVMALAATLKLPVPAVELRRVPQPVYLVQRFDRQPLGNGRLQRRHVLDACQLLSLDRTYKYRMATLETLQQLVEHCRSKALSRQLLFRWALFNALLGNNDAHLKNLSFFVGASGVELTPHYDLLSTSVYARDNAWGTAELSWPMGQARRFAELTRADVLAFGAVLGLPGSVAGRLLDGLLKNLPGAADQLLEQALAQNLTAGELRLLRQIRHGVLADMLLQLR; translated from the coding sequence ATGAGGCAGCTGCGGGTCTGGTTCAATGAACAGGCGGTGGGCCTGCTCGGCGAGCAGGACAACCTCTGGCTGTTTCGTTACGACCCGGCCTGGCTGAACGCTAGCGAATCCTTCGACCTGGCGCCACAACTGCCACGCGCCGCCGGAGAAATCCGCGATGGTGCCAGCCTGCGTCCGGTGCAGTGGTTCTTCGACAACCTGCTGCCCGAGGAACAGGCACGCACCCTGCTAGCCCAGGATGCGCAGGTGGACGTCGCCGATGCCTTCGCCCTGCTCGCCTACTACGGCGCCGAGTCGGCCGGAGCGCTGACCCTGTTGCCGCCCGAGCAACCCATGCCGGCGAGCCAGCTGCAGCCATTGGCCAACGCCGAGCTGTCCCGGCGCATCGACAACCTGCCGCGGGTATCCCTCGGCCAGGCCGCACCCAAGCGCATGTCCCTGGCCGGAGCCCAGCACAAGCTGGCCCTAGTGATGCAGGGCGGCGAGCTGTTCGAGCCGGTTGGCCAGGAGCCGTCCACCCATATCCTCAAGCCGGATCACCCCGACCGCGACAACTACCCGCACAGCGCGGCCAACGAATGGTTCGTCATGGCCCTGGCCGCGACGCTCAAGCTGCCGGTGCCAGCCGTGGAACTGCGCCGTGTACCGCAGCCGGTGTACCTGGTGCAGCGCTTCGACCGCCAGCCGCTCGGCAATGGCCGGCTGCAGCGCCGCCATGTGCTGGATGCCTGCCAGCTGCTGTCGCTCGACCGCACCTACAAGTACCGCATGGCCACCCTGGAAACCCTGCAGCAGCTGGTCGAGCACTGTCGCAGCAAAGCCCTGAGCCGCCAGCTGCTGTTCCGCTGGGCGCTGTTCAATGCCCTGCTGGGCAACAACGATGCGCACCTGAAGAACCTGTCGTTCTTCGTCGGTGCCAGTGGCGTGGAGCTGACCCCGCACTACGACCTGCTGAGCACCAGCGTCTATGCGCGGGACAACGCCTGGGGAACTGCCGAACTGTCCTGGCCGATGGGCCAGGCCCGCCGCTTTGCCGAACTGACGCGGGCCGACGTGCTGGCCTTCGGCGCCGTGCTCGGCCTGCCCGGCAGCGTGGCCGGGCGCCTGCTGGACGGCCTGCTGAAAAACCTGCCGGGAGCCGCCGACCAGCTGCTGGAGCAGGCTCTGGCCCAGAACCTGACAGCCGGCGAATTGCGCCTGCTGCGGCAGATCCGCCATGGCGTGCTGGCGGACATGCTCCTGCAGCTGCGCTGA
- a CDS encoding PACE efflux transporter, which produces MQGTKRKLLQAVLYELVGALFVSPAIAWAFDESLAYSGALALLLSLCALLWNMLFNSLFEYWEARQASRSRGLRRRILHATGFEGGLALLLVPLMAWWLGISWAEAFMADLGLLAFFFVYAFVFQWAFDLAFGVPESARELPACSANG; this is translated from the coding sequence ATGCAAGGAACCAAGAGAAAGCTGCTGCAGGCCGTGCTCTACGAGCTGGTCGGCGCACTGTTCGTCTCGCCGGCGATCGCCTGGGCCTTCGACGAGAGCCTGGCCTATTCCGGCGCCCTGGCGCTGCTGTTGTCGCTCTGCGCGCTGCTCTGGAACATGCTGTTCAACAGCCTGTTCGAGTACTGGGAAGCACGCCAGGCCAGCCGCAGTCGCGGCCTGCGCAGGCGCATCCTGCACGCGACCGGTTTCGAGGGCGGTCTGGCATTGCTGCTGGTACCGCTGATGGCCTGGTGGCTGGGCATCAGCTGGGCCGAGGCATTCATGGCCGACCTCGGCCTGCTGGCGTTCTTCTTCGTCTACGCCTTCGTGTTCCAGTGGGCCTTCGACCTGGCGTTCGGTGTACCGGAATCGGCCAGGGAGCTGCCCGCCTGCTCGGCAAACGGATGA
- a CDS encoding LysR substrate-binding domain-containing protein, with protein MFARLPLAALRTFEAAARLASFKAAAEELSVTPTAVSHQVRGLENWLGVLLFERLGRGVRLTEQGQRLQRSLHGALQDISHGLQALRPALQDNCISLNTTPAFAALWLIPRLGRFYQRHPQIRVRIETGNELIDLQRDASVDVAIRCGFEDFPELHLTPLMEEHFAVYASPALLAQSDLHSCALIGMSWGTPLQGLPDWQDWIDLAAEDWLRSAPRRDYPDEHYALQAAISGQGLVLASSVLAADALASGLLQPYRAAVQVRGARYRAVCIPGRERQPALRALLDWLQEEAA; from the coding sequence ATGTTCGCCCGTCTGCCCCTTGCCGCCCTGCGCACCTTCGAAGCGGCCGCGCGCCTGGCCAGCTTCAAGGCCGCCGCCGAGGAGCTCAGCGTCACGCCCACGGCGGTGTCCCATCAGGTGCGCGGCCTGGAGAACTGGCTGGGTGTGCTGCTGTTCGAACGGCTGGGCCGCGGCGTACGCCTGACCGAGCAGGGCCAGCGTCTGCAGCGCAGTCTGCATGGCGCCCTGCAGGACATCAGCCACGGCCTGCAGGCCCTGCGCCCGGCGCTGCAGGACAACTGCATCAGCCTCAACACCACCCCGGCCTTCGCCGCGCTGTGGCTGATTCCGCGCCTGGGGCGCTTCTACCAGCGCCACCCGCAGATCCGCGTGCGTATCGAAACCGGCAACGAGCTGATCGACCTGCAGCGCGACGCCAGCGTCGACGTGGCAATCCGCTGCGGTTTCGAGGACTTCCCCGAGCTGCACCTGACCCCGCTGATGGAAGAGCACTTCGCCGTCTATGCCAGCCCGGCCCTACTGGCCCAGAGCGATCTGCACAGCTGCGCACTGATCGGCATGAGCTGGGGCACACCGCTGCAGGGGCTGCCGGACTGGCAGGACTGGATCGACCTGGCCGCCGAGGACTGGCTGCGCAGCGCCCCGCGCCGCGACTACCCGGACGAGCACTACGCCCTGCAGGCAGCGATTTCCGGGCAGGGCCTGGTGCTGGCGAGCTCGGTACTGGCCGCCGACGCCCTGGCCAGCGGCCTGCTGCAGCCCTATCGCGCGGCGGTGCAGGTACGCGGCGCACGCTACCGGGCGGTGTGCATCCCCGGCCGCGAGCGCCAGCCGGCGTTGCGCGCCCTGCTCGACTGGCTGCAGGAAGAAGCTGCCTGA